A DNA window from Pithys albifrons albifrons isolate INPA30051 chromosome 7, PitAlb_v1, whole genome shotgun sequence contains the following coding sequences:
- the LOC139673850 gene encoding class I histocompatibility antigen, F10 alpha chain-like produces the protein MAPALGVGPLLGLLGLLGAPGGATEVLHSLRYQYVAVSEPSPGVPQFMSVGFLDGIPIDRFDSERGRMEPQTPWMEKGVEPGYWDRETQKAERHQHMFATGLEILRGRYNQSRGLHTWQRISGCDVLSDGTIRGSRRDGYDGRDFISLELGSKSFVAADSAAQVTKRRWEHEGFEAERITNYLGHICPEGLQKYVGYGREALERKEPPDVHVSGKEEHGILTLSCHAYGFYPGIIGINWMKGDEIRDQETEWGGIVPNSDGTFHSWARIEALPGEREQYRCRVEHAGMPEPGIFAWEPESNWNSTPVVVALSVIAAIIIISLMGFGVWKLQSGKRERNGYNTTPIRADA, from the exons ATGGCCCCAGCGCTGGGTGTGGGGccgctcctggggctgctggggctcctgggggccCCGGGGGGGGCGACGGAGG ttCTCCACTCCCTGCGGTACCAGTACGTGGCGGTGTCGGAGCCCAGTCCGGGGGTCCCTCAGTTCATGTCCGTGGGGTTTCTGGATGGGATCCCCATTGACCGCTTCGACAGCGAGCGGGGCCGGATGGAGCCGCAGACGCCGTGGATGGAGAAGGGAGTTGAGCCGGGATATTGGGACAGAGAGACCCAGAAAGCTGAGAGGCACCAGCACATGTTTGCCACCGGCCTGGAGATACTGCGGGGCCGGTACAACCAGAGTAGGG GTCTCCACACTTGGCAGCGGATTTCTGGCTGTGATGTCCTGTCTGATGGGACCATCCGTGGATCCCGCCGGGATGGCTACGACGGGCGGGATTTCATCTCCTTGGAGCTGGGATCCAAGAGCTTCGTGGCAGCCGACAGCGCTGCCCAGGTCACCAAGAGGAGATGGGAACACGAAGGGTTCGAGGCGGAGAGGATAACAAATTATCTGGGGCACATCTGTCCAGAAGGGCTCCAGAAATACGTCGGATACGGGCGGGAGGCGCTGGAGCGCAAAG AGCCCCCTGATGTCCATGTGTCCGGCAAAGAGGAACACGGGATCCTGACGTTGTCCTGCCACGCGTATGGATTCTACCCTGGGATCATCGGGATCAACTGGATGAAGGGGGATGAAATCCGGGATCAGGAGACAGAGTGGGGCGGGATCGTTCCCAACAGCGACGGCACCTTCCACAGCTGGGCCAGGATCGAGGCGCTGCCGGGGGAGCGGGAGCAGTACCGGTGCCGGGTGGAGCACGCCGGGATGCCGGAGCCCGGGATCTTTGCCTGGG agCCAGAATCCAACTGGAATTCCACCCCAGTGGTGGTCGCCCTGTCCGTCATCGctgccatcatcatcatcagccTCATGGGATTCGGTGTCTGGAAGCTCCAATCTG ggaagagggagaggaatggATACAACACAACGCCTATCA GAGCAGATGCTTGA
- the LOC139673855 gene encoding class I histocompatibility antigen, F10 alpha chain-like, translated as MAPGLGLGALLGLLGLLGAPGGATEVLHSLWYLDVAVSEPSPGVPQFLSMGFLDGIPFVRYDSERGRVEPQTPWMEKGVEPGYWDEETEINEGNQHWAADNLEILRGRYNQSGGLHTLQRVVGCALLSDGTVRGSFRHGYDGQDFISLELGSKSFVAADSAAQVTKRKWEHEGFEAERITNYLGHICPKGLRKYVGYGQEALERKEPPDVHVSGKEEHGILMLSCHAYGFYPGILGISWMKGDEIWDQETEWGGVVPNSDGTFHSWARIKALPGEWEQYRCRVEHAGMPEPGIFAWEPESNWNSTPVVVVLSVIAAITSSLIGFSVWKLQSGNRERNGYNTTPIRADA; from the exons ttcttCACTCCCTGTGGTACCTGGATGTGGCAGTGTCGGAGCCCAGCCCGGGGGTCCCTCAGTTCTTGTCCATGGGGTTCCTGGATGGGATCCCCTTTGTGCGCTACGACAGCGAGCGGGGCCGGGTGGAGCCACAGACGCCGTGGATGGAGAAGGGAGTCGAGCCGGGATATTGGGATGAAGAGACCGAGATCAACGAGGGGAACCAGCACTGGGCTGCTGACAACCTGGAGATATTGCGGGGCCGGTACAACCAGAGTGGGG GTCTCCACACACTGCAGCGGGTTGTtggctgtgccctcctgtcTGACGGGACCGTCCGTGGATCCTTCCGGCATGGCTACGACGGGCAGGATTTCATCTCATTAGAGCTGGGATCCAAGAGCTTTGTGGCGGCCGACAGCGCTGCCCAGGTCACCAAGAGGAAATGGGAACACGAAGGGTTCGAGGCGGAGAGAATAACAAATTATCTGGGGCACATCTGTCCAAAAGGGCTCCGGAAATACGTCGGATACGGGCAGGAGGCGCTGGAGCGCAAAG AGCCCCCTGATGTCCATGTCTCCGGCAAAGAGGAACACGGGATCCTGATGTTGTCCTGCCACGCGTACGGATTCTACCCCGGGATCCTCGGGATCAGCTGGATGAAAGGGGATGAAATCTGGGATCAGGAGACAGAGTGGGGCGGGGTCGTTCCCAACAGCGACGGCACCTTCCACAGCTGGGCCAGGATCAAGGCGCTGCCGGGGGAGTGGGAGCAGTACCGGTGCCGGGTGGAGCACGCCGGGATGCCGGAGCCCGGGATCTTCGCCTGGG AGCCAGAATCCAACTGGAATTCCACCCCAGTGGTGGTCGTCCTGTCCGTCATCGCTGCCATCACCAGCAGCCTCATCGGATTCAGTGTCTGGAAGCTCCAATCCG ggaacagggagaggaatGGATACAACACAACACCTATCA gAGCAGACGCTTGA
- the LOC139674215 gene encoding olfactory receptor 14A16-like, protein MSNSSSINQFLLLPLADTRQLQLLHLWLFLGIFLSALLGNGLIISAVACDHHLHTPMHFFLLNLSLTDLGCICTTVPKAMHNSLWDTTTISYMGCAAQVFSFSFFMSAEFYLLTIMCYDRYVAICKPLHYGTLLGSRACAHMAAAAWASGFLYSLLHTSNTFSLPLCQGNALSQFFCEIPQILKLSCSHSYLREIGLLLVSACITSGCFIFIVFSYVQIFRAVLRIPSEQGRHKAFSMCLPHLAVVSLFVSTVMFAYLKPASISSPSLDLALSVIYAVVPPVLNPLIYSLRNQELKDALRKMMTGCFSAARTCQFSSNAPSHFQYDASMTLVTLNVVPVFPSTISVTPVLVPVYPSPPQSIPACPAPSRSLPGTAALSRSRPRTSGFKAEFHRRAREFSPARPGGPAIRGRGGSQGVPGGSRGVPGGVPKGIQVNSREFPRPRPPRAPSDTRFPSHNLRRRDLPGDR, encoded by the exons atgtccaacagcagctccatcaaccagttcctcctcctgccattggcagacacgcggcagctgcagctcctgcacttgtggctcttcctgggcatcttcctgtctgccctcctgggcaacggcctcatcatcagcgccgtagcctgcgaccaccacctgcacacccccatgcacttcttcctgctcaacctgtccctcacagacctgggctgcatctgcaccactgtccccaaagccatgcacaactccctctgggacaccacaaccatctcctacatgggatgtgctgcacaggtcttttccttttcctttttcatgtcAGCAGAATTTtatctcctcaccatcatgtgctacgaccgctacgttgccatctgcaaacccctgcactacgggaccctcctgggcagcagagcttgtgcccacatggcagcagctgcctgggccagtggtTTTCTCTACTCCCTGCTGCACACatccaatacattttccctgcccctgtgccagggcaatgccctgagccagttcttctgtgaaatcccacagatcctcaagctctcctgctcacactcctaccttAGGGAAATTGGGCTCCTTCTGGTTAGTGCCTGTATAACATcaggttgtttcattttcatagttttctcctatgtgcagatcttcagggctgtgctgaggatcccctctgagcagggacggcacaaagccttttccatgtgcctccctcacctggccgtggtctccctgtttgtcagcactgtCATGTTTGCCTACCTCAAGCCtgcctccatctcctccccatccctcgATCTGGCACTGTCAGTTATTTATGCAGTGGTTCCTCCAGTACtcaaccccctcatctacagcctgaggaaccaggagctcaaggatgccctgaggaaaatgatgactggatgcttttcagcagcaagaacctgccagttttcttct AATGCTCCCAGTCACTTCCAGTATGATGCCAGTATGACCCTAGTCACCCTCAACGTGGTCCCAGTTTTTCCAAGTACGATCTCTGTTACCCCAGTTCTGGTCCCAGTGTatcccagtccaccccagtccatcccagcctgtcccGCTCCGTCCCGGTCCCTtcccggcaccgccgccctTTCCCGATCCCGCCCCCGAACCAGCGGGTTTAAGGCCGAGTTTCACCGCAGGGCGCGGGAgttcagcccagcccggcccgggggtcCCGCAATTCGTGGCCGTGGAGGGTCCCAGGGTGTCCCGGGGGGATCCAGAGGGGTCCCAGGAGGGGTCCCAAAGGGGATCCAGGTGAATTCCCGAGAATTCCCCCGTCCCCGGCCCCCCCGCGCTCCCTCGGACACGCGCTTCCCGTCTCACAACCTGCGCCGCCGGGATCTGCCCGGAGACCGATGA